The Triticum aestivum cultivar Chinese Spring chromosome 3A, IWGSC CS RefSeq v2.1, whole genome shotgun sequence genome includes a region encoding these proteins:
- the LOC123059832 gene encoding ATP-dependent RNA helicase DRS1: MGPTQWWFQFGGDVPALQKCAMRICSQCVSSSGCERNWSAFALVHTKQRSRLLYDKLHKLVSVRYNLKIRAEEDQEKERDIDKEIDPSALLMDTTMFDETNPIMEWLNEDVEDPIVDGADAASAVFEQIRRLNSSRKASYVGSKGNNKKRKRNDDDENEFLETESEDDEEENEYVDNDIEDDDGVSEDDEDGEQDQLETQMQLEEETQVQVQKEAPTSTGHLETRSGRLIRKKTKNVNSLYS, from the exons ATGGGGCCAA CCCAATGGTGGTTTCAGTTTGGAGGGGATGTTCCTGCATTGCAGAAATGTGCAATGAGAATTTGCTCACAATGTGTCTCCTCTAGTGGGTGTGAGAGAAATTGGAGCGCTTTTGCTTTGGTGCACACAAAGCAAAGAAGTCGTCTTCTATATGACAAGCTCCACAAGCTAGTTTCTGTACGCTACAACTTAAAG ATACGTGCTGAAGAAGatcaagagaaagagagagatataGATAAAGAAATTGATCCAAGTGCATTGCTAATGGATACCACAATGTTTGATGAAACAAACCCAATAATGGAGTGGCTGAATGAGGATGTAGAGGATCCGATTGTGGATGGAGCTGATGCAGCTAGTGCTGTTTTTGAGCAAATAAGGCGCCTCAACTCAAGCAGGAAGGCGTCTTATGTTGGTTCAAAGGGTAATAACAAGAAAAGAAAGAGGAATGATGATGATGAGAATGAGTTTCTTGAAACTGAGAGTGAGGATGATGAAGAAGAGAATGAATATGTTGATAATGACATCGAGGATGATGATGGGGTgagtgaggatgatgaggatggtgaACAAGATCAGCTAGAGACAcaaatgcaacttgaagaagagACACAAGTACAAGTTCAAAAGGAGGCACCAACAAGCACTGGCCATTTGGAGACTAGATCTGGACGACTTATTAGGAAGAAGACCAAGAACGTCAACAGCCTCTACTCGTAA